The following DNA comes from Reinekea thalattae.
TGCGTTCAGCCTGTCAAGATGGCACAAAAACGACTTGCATCCACAGCGCTGAATCCGTATTATTCCGGCCCCAATCGGAATGCACCATTCCCTGCCATAGGGTGCCAACAGCGTAGGCGTCGCCTTTAGAAGCAGGTAGAAATGGGTTTCACCGATCGGTTTATTACTAATTTGGAGAATTACATGTACGCTGTAATCGTATCTGGCGGTAAGCAATACCGCGTCAGCGAAGGCCAAACGGTCAAGCTGGAAAAAATCGAAGCTGAAACAGGCGCTAAAATCGATTTTGATAAAATTTTATTAGTTGCAGATGGCGACAAGATCAACATCGGTCAGCCAACTGTTAAAGGTGCTAAGGTTTCTGCTGAAATCATCGCTCAAGGTCGTCATAAGAAAGTTAAGATCTTGAAGTTCAAGCGTCGTAAGCACCACATGAAGCAAATGGGCCACCGTCAGTGGTTCACTGAAGTTAAAATCACAGGCATTAGTGCATAACGGAGATTAATCATGGCTCACAAGAAAGCTGGTGGTAGTACTCGTAACGGTCGTGACTCGGAAAGCAAACGTCTTGGCGTTAAAGCCTTTGGTGGTCAGTCCGTTTCAGCTGGTTCTATTATTGTTCGTCAACGTGGTACTCGTTTCCACGCTGGTGAAAACGTAGGTATCGGCAAAGACCATACTTTATTCGCGAAAGCAGATGGTAAAGTCGAGTTTGTTGTTAAAGGTGCTCACAACCGTAAGTTTGTAAACATCGTAGCGTAAGCTGCTCTAGCAACACCTTTAAAAGCCTCGCTACTTTGCGGGGCTTTTTAGTTTTTACAGGGTTGCTAAAATAACAGTCACAGTACTATTACCTGCAGCGACGAAGTTTGATGCAGGTGGCATAATGCAATACACAGGCACGATACCGGACCTCAAAGCTCAGTGACTGGCCGATCATCAAGCACAGCCTATTAAGCAAATACAGAGAATAGATATGAAATTCGTAGATGAAGCAACAATCGC
Coding sequences within:
- the rplU gene encoding 50S ribosomal protein L21, encoding MYAVIVSGGKQYRVSEGQTVKLEKIEAETGAKIDFDKILLVADGDKINIGQPTVKGAKVSAEIIAQGRHKKVKILKFKRRKHHMKQMGHRQWFTEVKITGISA
- the rpmA gene encoding 50S ribosomal protein L27 — translated: MAHKKAGGSTRNGRDSESKRLGVKAFGGQSVSAGSIIVRQRGTRFHAGENVGIGKDHTLFAKADGKVEFVVKGAHNRKFVNIVA